The Candidatus Polarisedimenticolia bacterium genomic sequence CCACGTGGCGGGCGAAGGAGGGTTCGATTTGTCGCGCACTCCGGGCGTGGAAGCCTGGATCACGCGCGTGGCCTCCCAGAAGGGGCATGTGCGGATAGAAGACTGAGGCGGGCCGTGGCGAGAGCATAATAAAAACGGCCCGCGCCGGCGAGGACAGATAACCGGCACGGGCCGTGAGAAAGCGGTGCGATCAGCCTCCGATGACGAGCAGGACTTCCTTACCCCGGAAAAGGTCGGGATCGAGGATGACCAGCCTGGCCTGGCTGTTGTCCGCATTCTTCTCGATGGTGAAATCCCGCCCCTCCTGGTAGATGGTCGGCAGCAGCTTCACATGGCGAATTTCCTGCAGCCCGTACGTCTCGGGCGTCAGGGTGATGGTCGTCCCCTGGCGGAGGTCCAGCGACTCGTCGTAGCTCACGCTCCTGACATTCTGCACCCGCTTGAGGACGGGGCTGAGCACTCCCTCGTCTTTCAGGGTCTTCTCGTTGGCGGCATGGTAGTAAAGGCTGTTCTCCCGGGCCGCGATGTCGTCGTTGAGCTGGCCTACGGTGGTCTCCAGCTCCGCCTTGTTGACCTGCAGGGTCGACACCTCGGCCTTCAGCGTGTCGCGCTCCCTGATCAGCCGGCGCTGCTTCGCGCGCCGCACGGCCAGGGGCGTCTGTCCGGCCTCGCCTTGCGTCACATAAGTCCGGAAGATGTCCTGCTTCGGATCGTAGAAGAACCAGACCCTGTTCCCGGGAAGCAGCTCGTCGGAGGTGTCGACCTGCGAGAGCAGCGACTTGGCCTTCTCCGGATCGAGGTTGGCTTCGGTCGTCAGGTAGTTCATCGCCAGATTCTGCTGCTTGTCCCCTTTCTTGACCATGACGAACTTGTCGGAGAGCGACTGCTCCATGCGCGCGACGTTCTCCTGCAAGCCCTGGATCGTCTCACGGTCGGCGATGATCTTCTGGAGGAGCGCCTTGTAGGAGACGTCCCTCTCCTGCTCCACCAGCTGATTGAGCACGTCGCGCTGCTCGGGGCTGAGATCCTGGTTGAAGATCTCCGCGAACTGCAGCGTCTGCTCCCCCGGCTTGCGCGAGGCGTTGAACATATCGATCCGCTTCATCATGGTGTCGGTGGTCTCGTCGATCCGATGCCGGTCGTCCTTGAGCTGAGTGAGCAGCTCGTCGGAGGTCTTGGCGGAGCCTGGACCGGGCTTCGAGCAGCCCACGACTCCGAGGGAGATGGCGGCGACCGCCACCAGGGCGATGAGGTAGGCGCGCCGGCTTCTGGCCTGACGGGCACTCTCGGCCGTCATGAAGACGTGTAATGCGCTCATGGGACCTCCCGCGGGATTCACCCCCGCATCGATGTGAAGATATGTTGAGGCACCAGAAGCGAGCAGGATCCGTGCCCGATTCCTGATCGCTTTCGGACCAAGGCTGGGGCTGCGTGACAGGCAAGGTCTGCAACCGACTCAATCGAATTGCTCTAGCCTCGATCCAGTGCGCGCGCCGATTTCTCCGGGCGGGAGCCGCGATTCTCCAGGAAGTTCCGTCGAGTTGTCGTCCGTGGTGGACGGTATCAGACCGCGGATGACGCCGAATCACAAATGTCGTGGGCTGATTGGCTGATGGAGGAAGGCCAGCGCCGGGGGAGAAAAAAACGGCGTGCACCGGAGGAACGAGCATCCGGCGCACGCCGCAGGAATAGGACGGTGGATCAGCCTCCGATGACGAGCAGGACTTCCTTCCCCCGGAAAATGTCGGGGTCGAGGATGACCAGCTTGGCTTCGCTGTGATCGTCCTTCTTCTCGATCGCGAAGTCCCTTCCTTCCCGGTAGATGGAGGGAAGCAGCTTCACATTGCGGATCTCCTGCAGTCCGAAGGTCTCCGGCGTCAGGGTGATGGTGGTTCCCTGGCGGAGATCCAGCGACTCGTCGTAGGTCACGCCCTTCACGTTCTGCACCCGCTTGAGGACGGAGGAAAGGACCCCTTCGTTCTTCAGCGTCTTCTCGTCGGCGGCGTGGTAGTAAAGGCTGTTCTCCCGGTAGGCGATGTCGTCGTTGAGCTGGCTGACCGTGCCCTCCAGCTCCGCCTTGTTCGCTGTCAGCGTCGTCACCTCGGCCTGCGCGGAGTCGCGCTCGCCGCGTGCTGAGTCCCGCTCGCCCTGCGCGGTATCGCGCTCGGCCCTGTAGGCGTCGCGCTCCTGGATCAGCTGGCGCTGGCGCGCACGCCGCACCGCCAGGGGCGTCTGTCCGGCCTCGCCCTGGGTGACGTAGGTCCGGAAGGTGTCATCCTTGGGATTGTAGAAGAACCAGACCTTGTTTCCGGGAAGCAGCTCGTCGGTCGTGTCGACCTGCGAGATCAGGGACTTGGCCTTCTGGGCATCGAGGCTGGCTTCGGTCGTCAGGTAGTTCATCGCCAGGTCCCGCTGCTTGTCTCCCTTCTTGACGACGACGAACTTGTCGGAGAGCGACTGCTCGAGGTGCATGACGTTCTCCTGCAAGCCGTGAATCGTCTCGCGGTCGGCGATGATCTTCTGGAGGAGGGCCTTGTAGGAGACGTCCTTCTCCTCCTGCACCAACTGGTTGAGCGTGTCACGCTGCTCGGGGCTGAGGTCCTGGTTGAAGATCTCGGCGAACTGCAGCGTCTGCTCCCCCGGCTTGCGCGAGGCGTTGAACATGTCGATCCGCTTCATCATGGTGTCGGTGGTCGTGTCGATCTGCTGCCGGTCGTCCTTGAGCTGGGTGAGCAGCTCGTCGGAAGTTTTCGCGGAGCCTGGACCGGGCTTCGAGCAGCCCACGACTCCAAGGGTGACGGCGGCGATTGCCACCAGGGCGATGAGGCTGGCGCGCCGGCTTGTAGCCGGACGCACACTCCCGGCCGTCATGAAGACCTTCAATGCGCTCATAGGACCTCCCGCGGGATCCACCCCCGCAACGATGTGGAAATATGTTGAGGAGCAAATCGCGAGCAGGATCTGTGCCCGATTCCCGCGGCCATGTCGATGGATGACCGAAAGGGTGATCCATGGATCTTGCAGGTGGACCCAAGCGACTCATTCGAAAGGTTGTGTTCCTTCACGGCGGCGGGTGAGAAATCTGCGCGGCTCGAGGATCGCGCCAATGGATCTCCCGATTCAGGTCCGCCGTTTTGTCGTCGGGGGTGGACGGTGGCGAGTCACAGGTGTTCACCTGTAATTACATTTTTGTAGGTTTCTTAAGCGAAGATGAAATGCCGTTACGGCAACGGGTTGCGCAACGAGGCGACCATCATGTTCGGAGTTGTTTATTCCGTCCCGCCGCGGCCAGGGCCAGAAGCAGGCCGGTCACGGCGAGAACGAATAGAGGCGTGCCGAGGCGTATCGAGACGGGAGAAGCCCCCATGAAATCGATGTACGGGATGGGCTGCAGCGGGCCCGCGTACCAAAGGAAGGTATAGATCGCCTCGAAGCTCCGGCTGGTGCCGGTCCAGATTCCGAGCGTGAGGGCGAGCGCCGGAATGAAAAGGGCGCCGACCAGGAATCCGCCGAAATCGGCGAGACCAGCCTGGACCAGCAGACGAATCCCCAGGATGGAGCCGGTCAGCAGTGCGACCGCCACGCCTCCGAGCCAGGCCGCCATCAGCTGGAAGCGCATGGGATGAGGTGTCGAGAAAACGATCGCGCCGGTCCCGAATCGTCCCTCCCTCGTTCCAAGGGAAGACCAGAGCAGGACCGGCCAGATCCAGGCCAGCGGCAGGATTCTCAGTCGGGCTGTTTCAAAAGGCAGAAGAGCCGAAGCGACCCACAGCCCCGCCGCGACCAGATACCACCAGGTCGAAACTCCCTTGAGGAGCAGGCGCGTCTCGGCCGCCGCCAGGCGCGCCAGGCGCGAAAGTCCGGTCGACCGGGCCGCTGGCGCTGAGAAGGAGGCGGGAAGCCCGGCCGCAATGAAGCCGGGGGAGATCGGCGCCGGCACGGCGGCGCGCTCGGATTCGGATCGTCGCTTGCGGGGGCGCCGCCGGGCCGCCAGGGGTAAGCTTGCCTCGCTGAAGCGGTCGAAGCAGAAAGCGGCGGCCGTGGCGAAGGCGGCCGCGACACCTATCCAGAGGAGCCGCGATGCCAGCAGCGGAGCGCTCCAGGAAATCCCGTTCCATACGAAGGTCTGCATGTTCCAGGCCCCGGTCGTGCTGAAGTTGAGGCCGATCGCGAGCTCGCCCCGGCTCGGATCGTAGCCGGGGAATGCGGCCTTGCAGGCCCGTAGCATCGAAGGAAGCAGCCATCCGAAGCCGATGAAATCGCTCCCGCCGCTGCGCGAGCCCACCCCGCTGGCCACCATCCCGAACGACCAGAGGAAGAAATAGGCAATGTTCCCCACCCCGCCCCGCAGGCCCGGGACGCACTCGAAGAACACCGCGACCGCGGCGATGCAGAGCATCGAGGGGAGCGTCAGGAAGAGATAAGGGGCCAGCAGGCGCCATGGCTGCAGGACGGTCGATTCGGCGCGGACCAGCTGGGTGAGGGCCCCCGACAGCGCGACCGAGAGCGCGATGATCGCCAGGACGGCGAAATTGCTCAGGACCTTGGAGAGAATGTAAGCCGGGCGCGTGAGCGGCGTGGCGGCGAGCAGCGGACCGACCCCGGTGAGGCGATCCCGCTCGACGGCGTTCTTGATCAGATAAAACCCCACGATTCCCAGGAAGATCGCCGTGAGCAGCGCAATGGCGGCGCCCACCCAGGCGGAGTTGTAGACCCCGCGATACGTTCCGAGACGCAGCGTCACGTAGGTGGAATGGTTCGGCGGAAGAAAGGCGTACCCGGCGTACAGGGAAAAAGCGAGGGTCACCAGGAAGGCGTAGCGCCGCGTGCGCTCGAGGAAATCGCCCCACGCCAGGCGGCCTATGGTGCCGGCGCTCATCCTGCCGCCTTGCGATCCCTATCCAGATGCATCAGGTAGGCATCTTCCAGGTTGGGAGCCACCGGCCGCGCCTCGGGGCGGGGAGGTACTGGCGAGACGACCCGCACGCGGACCCCCTCGGCGCGCCGTTGCGTGCCGCTGATCAGCCATCTCCCGCGCAGCGCCGCCAGCTCGTCGCCGGCGATCATCCACTCCCACACCTGTCCTTCCGCGCTGCGCAGCAGCTCCTCGGGAGTGGCCTGCCGGACGAGACGCCCCTGCTGGATCAGGGCGATGCGCGTGGCGACCGCCTCGACATCCGAGACGATGTGTGTCGACAGGATCACGACTCGATCGGAAGAAAGCTCCGCCAGGAGGTTGCGGAAGCGCACGCGCTCCTCGGGATCCAGTCCAGCGGTCGGCTCGTCGACGATCAGCAGCCTGGGATCGTTCAGCAGCGCCTGGGCAATCCCGACCCTCTGGCGCATTCCTCCGGAGAAGCCTCCCAGGGGACGGCGGCGCGCATCGACCAGGTTGACCATCAGCAGCAGGTCCTCGATGCGGCGGCGGGCATCGGCGGCGGACAGCCCCTTGGCGGCCGCGATGTACTCGAGGAACTCCTGCGCGCTCAGGTTCGGATAGACGCCGAAGTCCTGGGGAAGGTAGCCGAGGACGGCACGCAGCGGGTCGGGACGGCGCACGATGTCGGATCCGCTCCAGATCACACGCCCACGGGTCGGCCGCGTGACCGTGGCCAGGATCCGCATCAAGGTGGACTTGCCGGCGCCGTTGGGACCGAGCAGCCCCAGGACTCCCGACTCGAAGGCGAGGGAGAAGTCGCGCAGGCCCCAGACCCCGCCGGGGTATTCCTTGGACACTTCCTCGATAGACAGGCTCATGAGGGCCTCGCTTCCATCGACTCGTCCACGCCTATCGCCGGTCGCCCCCGGCGCCGGGAGACGGCGCCGGTGACTATGAAGCGGCGGATTATAGCCCGGCGGCGCCCGGCACCCCGGTGCGGGGCCGGCATAGTTTCCGCGCGCCAGGGTCGCCGGATATACTCAGCGCCTCAATATCGAGCTCGATTCCGGGGACCCTGCCGGGACCCGGTGATTGGCCGGACTGCAAATCATCCCGGATCGGCCGGGATTTCCGGCGGGTTCATCTCATCCAGAGGAAGATCGCGTATGGCGAAATACTCGACCGAAGGAGACCAGCAAGCGAGCGCGACGAAGGCCAGGGAGTCCATTTCCCCGGCCGGCGAGCGGTTTCCGCTGCCCTCGCCAACGGATTACGCCGCGGAGTTCGAGCGTCTCAGCCGCCTGGCGAAAGAGCAGCGCGACCAGGGGCGCCAGATCGTGGTGGTGGTGGGCGTCGGTTTCGTGGGCGCCGTCATGGCGGCGGTCATCGCCGACAGCGTCGACGACAAGGGGAATCCGGGCAAGTTCGTCATCGGCATGCAGCGCCCGAGCCCGCGCAGCTTCTGGAAGATTCCGCTGCTGAACCGTGGCGTCTCCCCGGTGAAATCCGAGGACCCCGACGTCGACACGGCCATCGGGCGCTGCGTCAAGGAGAAGAAGACCCTGGTGGCCACCTACACCTACGACGCGCTGCGCCTGGCCGACGTCGTGGTGGTGGACGTGCAGTGCGACTACCTCAAGGAGTCGCTGGGAGACTGCCGCAACGGCAGCGCCGACATGCAGGCGCTCGAGGAGTCGATGGCCATCATCGGGGAGAAGATCTCGCCCGACACCCTGGTGCTCATCGAGACCACGGTGGCGCCCGGGACGACCGAGCAGATCGTCTACCCGATCCTCAAGAAGATCTTCGAGCGGCGCGGCATCGATTCCGATCCGCTGCTGGCCCACAGCTACGAGCGGGTCATGCCGGGGCGCAACTACGTGGCGTCGATCCGGGATTTCTGGCGCGTCTGTAGCGGCGTCAACGACAAGGCGCGCGACCGCGTGGCGCGCTTCCTGCGCGACGTCATCAACACGCGGGAGTATCCGCTCACGGTGCTCGACCGGCCGATCGAGTCGGAGACGGCCAAGATCATGGAGAACAGTTTCCGCGCCACCATCCTGGCATTCATGGACGAGTGGTCGCTGTTCGCGGAGCGCAACGGCGTCGACCTCAAGAAGGTGATCGAGGCCATCAAGGTGCGGCCGACCCACTCCAACATGATCTTCCCGGGCCCCGGGATCGGCGGCTATTGCCTTCCCAAGGACGGCGGGCTGGGAGTCTGGGCCTACCGCCACATCCATGGCTTCGAGGACGACATCTTCAAGATCACGCCGCTGGCCATCGACATCAACGACACCCGGGCGCTGCATGCCGCGCAGCTGGTGCGCGACGGGCTGCGCAACCTGGGGAGGCCCATTGCCTCCGCCGAGGTCCTGCTGCTGGGCGCCGCCTACCGGGAGGATGTCGGGGACACGCGCTACAGCGGCTCGGAGCTGATCGTGCGGCGCCTCACCGAGATGGGCGCCGACATCCGGGTGCACGATCCTTACGTCGAGCACTGGTGGGAGCTGGAGGACCAGGAGCATTACCCGCAGCCGGGCTACAGCCGCTCGCGCTTCTTCCACCGCCAGAAGAACCTGCAGGAGCTGCGCATCGAGCCGGACCTGTACAAGGCGATGGCGGGGGTGGAGGCGATCGTCCTGGCGGTGCGCCATGAGGCCTACCTGAAGCTGGATCCCGACCAGGTCGTCAAATCGGTCGGCAGACCCTGCGCCATCGTCGACTGTTTCTGCATCCTCGACGACGAGAACATCCGCCGCTACTTCGAGCTGGGCTGCGAGGTGAAGGGAATGGGCCGAGGGCACATCCGGCGGATCAAGGAGAGCGTGCGCCGCCCGAATGCGTAATAATTGACCTCTCACAAGGAGGTCACGCGATGCCTTTCGGAAGCCTCTGGATCCCGGTCGTCGTTTCCGCCGTCGTCGTGTTCGTGGCCAGCTCGATTCTGCACATGGTCCTCAAGTACCACCGCGCCGATTACAAGCGCCTCCCGTCGGAAGACGCGCTGCGCGAGGCGCTCGCCCGGGCCGACCTCGCTCCGGGCCTCTACATGACTCCCTTCTGCGACAACATGAAGGAGCTCGAGCAGCCCGCGATGAAGGAGAAGTTCGTGAAAGGCCCCGTCGCCCTGATCACCATGCGCCCCAAGGGAATGACCTCGATGGGCAAATACCTGGGGCTCTGGTTCGGCTTCACCGTCCTGGTGAGCTTCATCTCCGCCTACGTGGCGCGCCATACCCTGCAGCCGGGAGACGCCGGCATGCGGGTCGCCCAGATCGTCGGAACGGTCGCCTTCGCGAGCTACGGGCTGTCGCAGATCACCGATTCGATCTGGAAGTCCCAGCCCTGGTCCAACACGGCGCGCTCCCTGATGGACGCGCTGATTTACGCCCTGCTCACCGGCGCGACCTTCAGCCTGCTCTGGCCTTCCGCCTAGGACCCCAATCCATGAATTGAACACCGTGACGCCCTGCCCGCAGGCGCGGCGTCACGGTCTTGGGGGTGCCGTGTCCTGGGGCGACTCGAGTAAAACTCAAAAGGAAGGGTGAGTCCTTGCTTGAGGCATTCTCTCGAAAGGGAATCGTGTGGATTCTGATTGCGGGGTTTGCTTTCGCCGTGCGACTCGCATTCGTCCTGGGGGTGCCCCAGACCCCCGTCGTGTCCGATTCCCAGGTGTACGATCTGGCAGGCGAGGCGGCTGCCAGCTGGATGGGCCCGCGCCTGCCGGAGCTGCTCTCGGGAGTGGCACAATGGAGAACAGACGTGCTGAGGGATTTCGCGGGTGATCTCAGCTGGCTGGTTCTTGCCAAGGGCCCCGTCTATCCGATGTTTCTCGGATTCATCTACTTGATCGCTGGTCATCATTATCTCGCCGTGCGTTTGGCGCAAGT encodes the following:
- a CDS encoding ABC transporter ATP-binding protein, whose translation is MSLSIEEVSKEYPGGVWGLRDFSLAFESGVLGLLGPNGAGKSTLMRILATVTRPTRGRVIWSGSDIVRRPDPLRAVLGYLPQDFGVYPNLSAQEFLEYIAAAKGLSAADARRRIEDLLLMVNLVDARRRPLGGFSGGMRQRVGIAQALLNDPRLLIVDEPTAGLDPEERVRFRNLLAELSSDRVVILSTHIVSDVEAVATRIALIQQGRLVRQATPEELLRSAEGQVWEWMIAGDELAALRGRWLISGTQRRAEGVRVRVVSPVPPRPEARPVAPNLEDAYLMHLDRDRKAAG
- a CDS encoding nucleotide sugar dehydrogenase, which gives rise to MAKYSTEGDQQASATKARESISPAGERFPLPSPTDYAAEFERLSRLAKEQRDQGRQIVVVVGVGFVGAVMAAVIADSVDDKGNPGKFVIGMQRPSPRSFWKIPLLNRGVSPVKSEDPDVDTAIGRCVKEKKTLVATYTYDALRLADVVVVDVQCDYLKESLGDCRNGSADMQALEESMAIIGEKISPDTLVLIETTVAPGTTEQIVYPILKKIFERRGIDSDPLLAHSYERVMPGRNYVASIRDFWRVCSGVNDKARDRVARFLRDVINTREYPLTVLDRPIESETAKIMENSFRATILAFMDEWSLFAERNGVDLKKVIEAIKVRPTHSNMIFPGPGIGGYCLPKDGGLGVWAYRHIHGFEDDIFKITPLAIDINDTRALHAAQLVRDGLRNLGRPIASAEVLLLGAAYREDVGDTRYSGSELIVRRLTEMGADIRVHDPYVEHWWELEDQEHYPQPGYSRSRFFHRQKNLQELRIEPDLYKAMAGVEAIVLAVRHEAYLKLDPDQVVKSVGRPCAIVDCFCILDDENIRRYFELGCEVKGMGRGHIRRIKESVRRPNA